A window from Theropithecus gelada isolate Dixy chromosome 1, Tgel_1.0, whole genome shotgun sequence encodes these proteins:
- the TMEM39B gene encoding transmembrane protein 39B isoform X4, protein MYIPFLQLNCDLRKTSLFNHMASMGPREAVSGLAKSRDYLLTLRETWKQHTRQLYGPDAMPTHACCLSPSLIRSEVEFLKMDFNWRMKEVLVSSMLSAYYVAFVPVWFVKNTHYYDKRWSCELFLLVSISTSVILMQHLLPASYCDLLHKAAAHLGCWQKVDPALCSNVLQHPWTEECMWPQGVLVKHSKNVYKAVGHYNVAIPSDVSHFRFHFFFSKPLRILNILLLLEGAVIVYQLYSLMSSEKWHQTISLALILFSNYYAFFKLLRDRLVLGKAYSYSASPQRDLDHRFS, encoded by the exons ATGTACATTCCGTTCCTGCAGCTGAATTGCGACCTCCGCAAGACAAGCCTCTTCAACCACATGGCCTCCATGGGGCCCCGGGAGGCGGTCAGCGGCCTGGCGAAGAGCCGGGACTACCTCCTGACACTGCGGGAGACATGGAAGCAGCACACGAGACAGCTGTATGGCCCAGACGCCATGCCCACCCATGCCTGCTGCCTGTCGCCCAGCCTCATCCGCAGTGAGGTGGAGTTCCTCAAGATGGACTTCAACTGGCGCATGAAGGAAGTGCTTGTCAGCTCCAtgctgagtgcctactatgtggcCTTTGTGCCTGTCTGGTTCGTGAAG AACACACATTACTATGACAAGCGCTGGTCCTGTGAACTCTTCCTGCTGGTGTCCATCAGCACCTCTGTGATCCTCATGCAGCACCTGCTGCCTGCCAGCTACTGTGACCTGCTGCACAAGGCTGCCGCCCATCTGGGCTGTTGGCAGAAGGTGGACCCAGCACTGTGCTCCAACGTGCTGCAGCACCC GTGGACTGAAGAATGCATGTGGCCGCAGGGCGTGCTGGTGAAGCACAGCAAGAACGTCTACAAAGCCGTAGGCCACTACAACGTGGCTATCCCCTCTGATGTCTCCCACTTCCGCTTCCAC TTCTTTTTCAGCAAACCCCTGCGGATCCTTAACATCCTCCTGCTGCTGGAGGGCGCTGTCATTGTCTACCAGCTGTACTCCCTAATGTCCTCTGAAAAGTGGCACCAGACCATCTCGCTGGCCCTCATCCTCTTCAGCAACTACTATGCCTTCTTCAAGCTGCTCCGGGACCGCTTGGTATTGGGCAAGGCCTACTCATACTCTGCTAGCCCCCAGAGAGACCTGGACCACCGTTTCTCCTGA